TACATACGAAGAGTGGACGGTTATTGGTATGTCACGGTCATGAACAGGTGGGGTAATGAGGCGGCCCTCGAGTGTGATCTTGACGTTTGGGAGAAGGCCCAAGTCTGGGAGATCAAGTCGACAACCAGCTTATTGAACATCCATGGAGATGACGTTCTGACGATGATGAAAGCCATGCAGTCCAGCCCTTGGATGTGGCTCTACGATTATGACGTGGATATCAAGAGCCGTGACCATGCCATACTTACCTTCCGCACGTGTCCAATCCTAGCCTCTATCGAAAAAGAAGGAACAG
The nucleotide sequence above comes from Dehalococcoidia bacterium. Encoded proteins:
- a CDS encoding DUF6125 family protein produces the protein MEIADYTGKFDPDFGPDKLTRETLLKLLKMYSEYIRRVDGYWYVTVMNRWGNEAALECDLDVWEKAQVWEIKSTTSLLNIHGDDVLTMMKAMQSSPWMWLYDYDVDIKSRDHAILTFRTCPILASIEKEGTGREELLCHGLEPKVFRVIADYFNPKIEVIPLKLPPRKASDEIACRWEMKLDR